The following are from one region of the Pygocentrus nattereri isolate fPygNat1 chromosome 20, fPygNat1.pri, whole genome shotgun sequence genome:
- the zgc:114041 gene encoding monocarboxylate transporter 13 produces MEEYSVDPPDGGYGWVVVISAFFSMGLTTGILRNFGLFFLDIQNYYGVLTGTLSWVTSTSIAMFHLGAPLAGALSVYFTQRGVIMIGAVLAASGMIIASLSLSLPWMYLSLGVLQGLGCAFCWMPANSMVSRYFKRWRPVAFSISSSGECVFSMAFGPFFQWLIEAYSWRGALLIIGGLQLNLWVCGALMRPLKPNLCFPTPSQEMPTGGSKELNQTSKTIPYRWSLIRRPELLLYITFATLATAGFFIPPLFLVPHVRHMSVEQYWAASLLSILSLSDLLGRLVVGWLASLRLLRNLQVLAMAATMLGVVLLLLPLGQNYWAIVVFTALYGFLFGSMVSVHIVSIVDIVGLKDFDGALGLFMFVRSSGVLVALPTAGWLVDRVDDFSAVFYLAGVCITLSAVFVVVVDRMVEKMKRKKSMTAAGSFLDPSETCPINVMDHSEA; encoded by the exons ATGGAAGAGTATAGCGTGGATCCACCGGATGGTGGGTATGGCTGGGTGGTGGTCATCTCCGCCTTCTTCTCCATGGGTCTTACCACCGGCATCCTGAGGAACTTTGGCCTGTTCTTCCTGGACATTCAAAACTATTATGGTGTCCTCACTGGCACTCTGTCATGGGTCACCTCCACCAGCATTGCTATGTTTCATTTGGGAG CTCCACTGGCTGGAGCTCTCAGTGTCTACTTCACGCAGCGTGGTGTTATTATGATCGGTGCAGTTCTGGCTGCCTCAGGGATGATCATTGCCTCTTTGAGTCTGAGCCTGCCATGGATGTATCTGTCTCTTGGAGTTCTGCAAG GGCTCGGATGTGCCTTCTGCTGGATGCCAGCTAACAGCATGGTCAGCAGGTACTTTAAACGCTGGCGTCCAGTAGCCTTTTCCATCTCCAGCTCAGGAGAGTGCGTCTTCTCTATGGCCTTTGGTCCTTTTTTTCAGTGGCTCATTGAGGCCTACTCATGGCGAGGAGCTCTGCTCATCATTGGAGGTCTTCAGCTCAACCTCTGGGTGTGTGGTGCACTCATGAGACCCCTTAAACCAAACCTGTGTTTCCCAACTCCATCCCAAGAAATGCCTACAGGGGGCTCCAAAGAGTTGAACCAAACATCCAAGACGATTCCTTACCGGTGGTCTCTAATCCGTAGGCCCGAGCTACTGTTATACATTACTTTCGCAACTTTGGCCACAGCCGGCTTCTTCATTCCCCCGCTGTTCCTCGTCCCACACGTTCGTCATATGAGTGTAGAGCAATACTGGGCTGCTTCGCTCCTGTCCATACTGTCCCTAAGTGACCTGCTGGGTAGGCTGGTGGTTGGATGGTTGGCCAGTTTGAGACTGCTGAGAAATCTCCAGGTGCTGGCCATGGCAGCCACAATGCTGGGTGTGGTGTTGCTACTACTCCCCCTTGGGCAGAACTACTGGGCCATTGTGGTCTTCACTGCACTGTATGGCTTCCTGTTTGGCAGCATGGTATCTGTCCATATCGTCAGCATCGTGGACATTGTGGGGCTGAAGGATTTTGATGGTGCCCTGGGACTTTTTATGTTTGTGAGAAGCTCTGGAGTATTAGTCGCGCTGCCTACTGCAG GCTGGCTGGTGGACAGGGTTGATGACTTTAGTGCTGTTTTCTACCTGGCTGGTGTCTGCATTACTCTGTCAGCTGTTTTCGTTGTGGTGGTTGACAGGATGGTggagaagatgaagaggaagaagagcaTGACTGCTGCAGGAAGCTTCCTGGATCCCAGTGAAACTTGTCCAATAAATGTAATGGACCACTCAGAAGCTTAA